ACGTTCGTCGGACCTGAGGTGAAGCACCTCGATCTGTTCGGCGACAAGGCGCGCGCGCGCCAGGCCGCGTCCGCAGCCAGCGTGCCGATCATCCGCGGCCTCGATCGCGCAAGCACCCTGGAAGAGGCCAAGGCGTTCTTCGCGTCGCTCGGCGCCGGCGGCGCCATGATCATCAAGGCTCTGGCGGGCGGCGGTGGACGCGGCACAAGGGTGGTGCTGAGCGCCGAGGAGATCGAGCCGACCTTCGAGCGCTGCCGCTCCGAGGCGCGCGCCGCCTTCGGCCGCGACGAGCTCTATGTCGAGGAGCTGATCACGCGCGCGCGCCATGTCGAGGTGCAGATCCTCGGCGACCGCACCGGCGCCGTCGCCGCGCTGGGCGAGCGCGAGTGCAGCGTGCAGCGCCGCTTCCAGAAGATCATCGAGATCGCGCCCGCGCCCCACCTCGACGACGGCCTGCGCCGGCGGATCATCGATGCCGCCGTGCGCTTGGCGAAGAGCGTCGGCTACGTCAATCTCGGCACCTTCGAGTTCCTGGTCGACGTCTCCGGCCGCGCCGGCGCGCAGCCCTTTGCCTTCATCGAGGCCAATGCCCGGCTGCAGGTCGAGCACACCGTCACCGAGGCGGTGACCGGTGTCGATCTGGTGCAGGCGCAGCTGCGCCTGGCGCAGGGCCGGACCCTGAAGGAGCTCGGCCTCGACTGCGCCGAGGCGCTGGCGCCGCGCGGCTACGCCATCCAGGCGCGCGTCAACATGGAGAGCATCGGGCCCGACGGCACGGTGCGGCCGGGCAGCGGCACGCTCACGGCCTACGAGGCGCCCAACGGGCCGGGCGTGCGCACCGACGGCTTCGGCTATACCGGCTATCGCACCTCGAACGCCTTCGACTCGCTGCTGGCCAAGGTCATCGCCCATTCGCCCTCGCGCGATTTCACCGATGCCGTGGCCCGCAGCACGCGCGCGCTGAGCGAGTTCCGTCTGGAGGGCGTCGGCACCAACATCGCCTTCCTGCGCAACGTGCTCGATCATCCCGACTTCGCCGCCGGCAAGGTCCACACGCGCTGGCTCGACGAGCATCTCCCGACCTTGGCCGCGCCCGTCGAGCAGCGGCAGCGTTTCGTGCCCGCCGGGGCGGCATCCCAGGCGCGCGGCTCGGGCCACGCCGGCGCCGCGCTCAAGAGCAAGGACCCGCTGGCGCTCTTTGCCCACGACGCCTCGGTGAAGGCGGAGCGCACGGCGCAGGCGGCGGCCGAGGCCGAATCCGAGACCCCGGACATGATCGGGCCGGACGGGTCGGTGGGCGTGGCCTCGCCGATCCAGGGCACCATCGTGGCGATCGACGTCAGGGAAGGCGAGGCGGTGCGCGAAGGCCAGCCTGTCGCCGTCGTCGAGGCGATGAAGATGGAGCACGTCATCGCAGCACCACACGCCGGCATCGTGCGCGCCATCACCATGGCGGCGGGCGACGTCGTGCGCGAGGGCTTCCCGATCGTCTTCGTGCAGGAGGCCGAGGTCGAGGGCGGCGCCATCGCCGCCGCCGAAACGGTCGACCTCGACCACATCCGCGACGACCTGAAGGAGAATATCGCGCGGCACGCGCTGACCCTGGACGAGAACCGGCCGGAGGCGGTGGCACGGCGGCGCAAGACCGGCTACCGCATGCCGCGCGAGAACATCGCGCGGCTGGTCGATCCCGGCTCCTTCGACGAATACTGGCCGCTGATCGTCGCACGCCAGCACCAGCGCAACACCCTGGAGCAGCTGCGCCGCAACACGCCGGGCGACGGCGTGGTTGCCGGCATGTGCTCGATCAACGGCGCGCTGTTCGACGAGACGCGCGCCCGCGCCGCCCTGGTGCACTACGACTACACCGTGCTGGCCGGCACGCAGGGCAACCGCAACCACTACAAGCAGGATCGGATGTTCGAGCTGGCGCATCGCTTCCGCCTGCCGATGATCCTGTTCGGCGAGGGCGGCGGCGGCCGGCCGGGCGACGACCATGTCGGCCCGCGCGTCGCCATCGACACCAAGACCTTCACCACCTACTCGCAGCTCTCCGGCCTGGTGCCGATGATCTCGGTGGTCAACGGCCGCTGCTTCGCCGGCAATACCGCGCTGGTGGCCTGCGCCGACGTCATCATCGCCACCGAGGGCTCCACATTGGGCATGGGCGGGCCGGCAATGATCGAAGGCGGCGGCCTGGGCATCTACACGCCCGAAGAGGTCGGGCCGATGTCGTTCCAGGTGCCCAACGGCGTCGTCGACATCCTGGTCAAGGACGAGGACGAGGCGGTCGACACGGTGAAGAAGTACCTCTCGTACTTTCAGGGCGCGATCGCAGGCTACGAGGCGCACGACCAGCGCACCTTGCGCGCCGCGGTGCCGGAGAACCGGCTGCGACTCTACGACATGCGCCAGATCCTGCACACCTTGGCCGACAAGGACTCGGTGCTCGAGATCCGGCCCAAGTTCGGCATCGGCATCATCACCGCCTTCGCCCGCTTCGAGGGAAGGCCGATGGGCGTGATCGCCAACAACCCGCATCACCTCGCGGGCGCGATCGACTCCGACGGCGCCGACAAGGGCGCGCGCTTCATGCAGCTGTGCGACGCCTTCGACATCCCGGTGCTCAACCTGATCGACTGCCCGGGCATCATGGTCGGCCCCGAGGTCGAGCGCACCGCGCTGGTGCGCCACTGCACGCGGCTGTTCAACGTCGGCGCCAACATGACCGCGCCGCTGTTCACCGTGGTCGTGCGCAAGGCCTACGGCCTGGGCGCGCAGGCGATGCTGGGCGCCGGCTCGCTGGTCGGCTTCTTCTCGATCGCCTGGCCGACCGCGGAGTTCGCCGGCATGAACATCGAAGGCGCCGTCAAGCTCGGCTACCGCAAGGAGCTGATGGCGATCGCCGACCCCGCCGCCCGGCTGGCCGAGTTCCAGCGCATGACGGCGGAGGCCTACGACACGGCCAAGGCGGTCAACGCCGTCATGGGCGGCGGCATCGACGACGTGGTCGATCCCGCCGCGACGCGGCAGTGGATCGTCAACGGGCTGAAGCGGTTGCCGCCGGTGCCGTTGCGGACGACGAAGAAGTATCCGTACGTCGACACGTGGTAAACACCACGCCATCCGGGCGCAGGGTAGATTGATGATGACATCTCTCCACCAGGCATGGGCGCACCTGCTGCCCAGACTGAGGATACTGGATCCCGTGCGGTTCTCACCCGAGCACTGGTCTCTGATTGAACGCTTGCATGCGGACTTCAACAGTCGCGAAGCGCATACCCGATTGCCGATACCGATTGCCCGCTTCCGTGAGGCCGTGAGCAAGGCGATCCATGAACTCTCGACGCAGGTCAACGACGTCAGAACTGCACATGTTGATGAAAACCCGCTTTCGGAAGGGCCTGCCGACGCCACTTCCGATGCCATGGCGAACTACGCGCGCCTCTTCAATGAAGACGTCGACGAGATGATGGGTGTGCTCGTACCTTCGGCGCGCTATCGCAAGGGGCACTATGCGTATGGCAGGTTTACGGTGCCCCAGCCCCATGGCCTGCATACCGACCATAGCGCAGAGGATCCGGACTGCGCGGGAGAACCGATCTGCATCGCCAGGATCGAAACACTGGGCACACACTATGTCGCCGGCGATTACGCGGCGCATGATGCTGAGACCCGGAGCATGATCAAGGCGCTGAGATACTGGATTGCCGTTCCCGAGGGGCAGCCGGAGGCAATTTTCAATGAACTGTTGGAACGGCAGACGCTGAAGACCATCCCGGTCAATCACGTCATGCTGATGGTCGCGGGAAACGGTTCAGACAGCGCCCAGATAACCCAGCATATCGCCGCCAGACCACCGGATGGTGGGCTGCATTCGGCGTTCTTTCAGAGGCAATACAAGCTCACATCGGAGCATGCCGTTCAGGCGAGAGCGTAGCGCTTGAGCCAGGCCGGGTCGGGATCGTGGCCAAGGCCGGGCCCGGTGGGAATGTCGAGGGTAGGCTGCCATCGCACGAGGCCGATGCCGAAGGGGTCCATGTGGTCCTCGGCATCGATGGTCGCGAAGTAGGTGGGTGAATCCATCACCGCGATGAGGTGCAGGGAGGCGAGCGCGGCCGGGCCGACGAACGGCGTATGCGGCGCCACCGAAACTTCCAGTTCCTTCAGCGCGGCGAGCGCGCGGACCGATTCCGAGACGCCGCCGATCATGCCGACATCGGGCTGCGCGACCGCAACCGCCGGTGCCCTGGCGTAAAGCGCGAGCTGCTCGGCCGAGCCGAGATCGGCGCCGAGACCGATGGGAACTCCCGGCAGCGCCGGCATGTCGAGAATGCTTTCGGGTGGCCACACCGGATCCTCCAGCCACAGCAGGTTCAGCGCCCGCCAACGCGCTCTCTCGCGGTCGATGTCCGCCAGCTCGTGGGCGTTGTTGCAGTCGGCGACAAAGGGAATGCCGGCGGCGACAGGACGGCGGGCCTCCTCGATCACATCGAGGTCGAACTCGTGCACCTTCACCGCGGCGACGCCCGACGCCAGCGCCTGCTCGACGCGGGCGCGGACGCGGCCGGCATGGTTGAATCGGTCGAGGCTTGCCATGACGGAAACCTGCTTGCGTCGGGCACCGCCGATCATCGTCGACAGCGACTGTCCTGCCGCCTTGCCGGCTATGTCCCACAGCGCCGTGTCGACGGCACCCAGCGCGTTGAGGATGGTGCCGGCACGGCCGAAGGACGCGTGCCGCCGGCGCGCCTCGAGATTGAGCGCCTGGCGCCGCTCGACCGATTGGCCGACGAACAGCGGGGCGATGACATCTCGTATCGCGGCAGCCAGGCTCTCCTGCATCCTGGCGTGGATGCACAGCGATTCGCCATAGCCCACAAGGCCCGATCGCGTCGTTGCGCGACAGAACAGCAGGTGCAGCGCGGGCGCAGCACCGCCCTCGACGCTCGTGCGATTCTTGAACGGAACGCGCAGGGCAATGGGGTCGATGCGCTCGATGATCATGGCGGCTCCGTGCAATGTATGAAGCGTCAGCGAGGTTCCGGCAAGCCGAGCGCCGTCGCCGGGCCCACCTGGTTACCTGGGAGCTGCAGACGCCGTGACCATTGTGGCGGTCCTCTTGAGAACAGGGCCAGACTCCCGCTGGTGGTCGCGTGTGAATACCGCGTTGCGGGTGTGGGCACGCAGATCGCGCGGCTTGTCGGTCCACATGATGAGGCTCACGCACTCGATGGTCTGACTCTCGGGATGCACCAAGCAGCCTGCGCCATCGTGCTGTCTCTGGTCATTGGCCGGACTTCCCGGCGGTGGCTGCCCGAACGATCGCCTCAGCCTCGATCTCGACGCGGTGGTCACCGATTAGGCCGGCGACGCGCACCAGCGTATTGGCCGGCTTGATGTCGCCCAGGATGCGCCCATGCGCGCGCGAGATCGCCACGACGTCCGCCTCGTCGGTGATGTAGATGCGCGTGCGCGCGATATCCTCGACTCGTCCGCCCAGCGACACGATGGAAGCAACGATACGATCGAGAATGTAGGTGGTCTGCGCCCCGGCATCCGCCGGTGCCACTGCCCGCGACAGGCCCGCGATCGCCGTGGTGCCCGAAACCAGGATCCGATCGCCGATCCGCTGCGCCCGGCAGTAGCCGGCGATGTCCTCCCAGGATGACCCGGTCAGCACGCGCTCGGCGCCCGGCCCGGCCGGCAGCCGCTGGAATGGCCTGGCAACTTTGGAGAGGTGGTGGGAAAGATCGCCGGACGCGGTGAGGAACGGCGGCCGGCGGTACTCGTCGCCGCAATCGCCAGGGATCGGCCGGGTGGCGGTGAAGGCCTTATCGAGGAGGGCGCGGTCCTCGGCGTCCAGCGCGAAGGAAAACAGCCGCTTGTTGTCGGTCGCGTGCATCGCCTCGCCGAGCCGCGCGCCGATGATGACTCCGGCGACACGGCGCTGCTCGAGCACCCAGCGCGTCGCGACATTGGCCAGCGAAACACCGTGCTTGCGCGCGACCTCCGCGGCCGCCCGAAGCACGGTCTGGAACGCCTGCCAGCCACCAGCGGCCGCGATGAAGCGGCCGTATTTCATCTTCGACCAGTCGGCCACGCTGTCGGGCTCTTCCCGCTCGAGCCAGCGCTCCGACAGGAATCCGCCATTGAGCGTGCCGTAGGCAAGCAGCCAGGCACCGTGGCGCTCGCAGGTATCGGCGAGCTCGCCGGTGGCCCGCCGGTCCATCAGGGAGAAGCTCACCTGGTTGGTGCGCAACGGCACGCCATCCGAAAGCGCCAGATTGAAATGCGCGGCGTCGAAATTGGTGACGCCGAGTTCGCCGATCAGGCCCTCCTCGCGCAGTCGCGCCAGCTCATGCAGGGCATCCAGCCATGCCGGATGCTCGAAGGTCCACCAGTGGAACTGCAGCAGGTCGATGCGTTCGGCACCCAGCCGGTCGAGGCGCTCCTGGACACCCGCACGCACGATCTCGGTGGTCATCGGCCCCGGCGGCGGGCACCACTTGGTGAAGACGCGGGGGCACTGTGCACCGCCACGCGACAGCAGCCGGCCGGCAATGATCTCGGCGCTGCCGTAGTGATCGGCCATGTCGAATGTGTCGAGGCCCTGCGCGACATAGGCCGCGAGCCAGTCTGCGCCGGTTTCGGGATCGATCCTCGTTCCGTCCTTCTCGATGTCCGCTACCTGCCACAAGCCGGTCAGGATTCGTGAAATCTCCAGCTTGTCGGTCAGGCGGGAACGTTCGGAGATCGGGGACATGGTGATCAGGTTCAGATTTGCGCCATACTGGAGCCAGTCGCAGCAGGGGTCGTCAAGACCGGAAAGTTGGGGGTATGGAACGCGACGGCGAGCATGGATTCTGGCTATACGACCTGCGCGTCGAGACGGTGCTCGACGGGCGCGCGCCGGTTTGCCGACATGTCGAGGGGGAGTTTTTCCGGGTGATCGGGGAGAACCTGGTGTTCGAGGGCGCGCAGAAAGTCTCGATGTACGCGCTCGCGGCGGTCCTGCCGCTGCTGCCGGCCCGCCAGCGGGTCACCGATCCCGACGACTGGATGTCCACCGACGCCGAAGTCGCCTGCGCCGATCCGCATTGCGGTGGCCGCTTTCGCATCGTGCGCGAGGGGCGGCGCTGGTTCACCCATGCCGCGACCACCGGTTTGCCGGCATCACGCGGCACGCCCTACTGGCGTGAAGACAAGAAATGACCGTCGAAACCGCCGACCTGCGCCCGGGTCATCGCATCTCCCGAATCATCAAGGGTGGATGGCAGCTGGCGGGCGATCACGGCGAGGTTCGCCCCGAGCAGGCGATCGCCGACATGGAGGCGTTTCTCGACGCCGGCATCACCACGTTCGACTGCGCCGACATCTACAAGGGCGTCGAGGGCATGATCGGTGCCTTCATCGCCGACATCCGCCGTCGCCGCGGCGCGGAGGCAGCCGGCCGCGTCGTCGTCCACACCAAGCTGGTGCCGGATCTTGGCCGGCTCGACGACATAAGGCCGGACGAGATCGAGGCGATCGTCGACCGTTCGCTGCTGCGGCTGAAGATCGACCGCTTGCCGCTGGTGCAGTTCTTCTGGTGGGACATGACCCGCGGCGATCCGGTCGGCGCACTCGCCGCGCTCAAGGACTGCCAGCGCAAGGGCAAGATCGCCAATCTCGGCGTCACCAACTGGGACACGCCCGCGATGGATCGCTTCGTCGACGCCGGCTACGATGTCGCTTCGGCCCAAGTCCAGTATTCGTTGCTCGACCGGCGGCCGGCGGGCGCCTTTGCCGAGTGGTGCGCTCGTCGAAACGTCCGGATCCTCTGCTATGGCACGCTGGCGGGCGGGTTTCTTACCGAGCACTGGCTCGGCCGGCCCGATCCCGGCTACGCCTTCGAGAACCGCAGCCTCGTGAAGTACCGGCTGATCATCGACGAGTTCGGCTCGTGGGACCTGTTCCAGTCGCTGCTGGCCACGCTCAAGTCGATCGGCGACAGGCATGACGTGGCGCTGTCGTCGGTGGCGACCCGCTGGGCGCTGGATCAACCGCAGGTCGCCGCGGCCATCGTCGGCGCCCGCTATGCGCGGCATCTGCCGCAGACGCTGGAGGTCTTCCGGCTGACGCTCGGCGATGCCGACACGGACGCCATCGCGGGCATTTTGGCGCAGGCCGGCGGGCCGCACGGCCCGGTTTACGGGCTGGAAGGGGATCGGTCCGGACGGCATGGCCGGATCATGAAGTACAACCTCAACGCCAATCCGAACGACAAGGTGCTGGGCTCGTGACGGGTCCGGTGCTGTCGGTGAGGGGATTGACGCGGGACTTCGGCACGTTGCGCGCCGTCGATGGCGTCACGCTCGACATCCGACGCAACAGCATCACCGGCCTGATCGGACCGAACGGCGCCGGCAAGACCACCTTGTTCAACATGGTGGCCGGTGCGCTGACGCCGACCGCCGGGACGGTGACGCTGAACGGCGCCGACATCACGGGTCTTGCGTCGGATCAGCTGTTCGCGCGGGGCCTGGCGCGCACCTTCCAGATCCCGCGGCCCTTCCGGCGGATGAGCGTGCTCGACAACGTCCTGCTGGCGCCGCCGGATCAGACCGGGGAAACCGTCGTCGGTGCGCTGTTCCGACGTCGACGGGTGGCGGCGGAGGAAGCGCGCATCCGCGACAAGGCCCGGGCCATCCTCGATTTCGTGACGCTCGGCCCGCTGGCGGATCATCCCGCCGGCAAGATTTCCGGCGGCCAGATGAAGCTCCTGGAGCTCGCCCGTGCGCTGATGGGCGATCCCCAGGTGATCCTGCTCGACGAACCGGCTGCCGGCGTGAACCCGTCGCTTACCCGCGTCCTGGTCGAGCGTATCGAGGAACTGAACCGGCGCGGCGTGACCTTCGTGATCATCGAGCACGACATGGACTTCGTCATGCGCCATTGCGATCCGGTGATCGCCCTGGCCGAGGGACGCGTCGTCTTCCAGGGGACGGTCGCCGAGGCCCAGGCCGACCCGCTGCTGCTCGAAGCCTATCTCGGAACCGCTGCGTGACGGCCATCCTGAAGATCGAGGCGCTGGAGGCGGGCTATGTCCGCGACCTGCCGATCCTCAGGCAGGTCGACCTCGGCGTCGAACGCGCCAGCCTCACCGTGATCATCGGGCCCAACGGGGCTGGCAAGTCCACGCTGATCAAGGCCGTCGCCGGGCTCGTGTCGGTGTCGGGCGGGCGCGTGCTGCTCGACGGCAAGGACATCACCGGCATCCGTCCCGACCAGATGGGGGCGCTCGGGCTGTCCTACGTGCCGCAGACCGACAACATCTTCCGGCAGCTTAGCATCGGCGAAAACCTCGCTCTCGTGCTTCGACGCATACCGGACCGGCGGGCGCGGCTGGAGGAGCTCTTCAGCCTGTTCCCGCCGCTCGCGCAAAAGGCCGCGGATCGTGCGGGCTCGCTGTCCGGCGGCCAGCGGCAGATGCTGGCGCTCGCCATGGCGCTGGCGCCGCGCCCGCGCATCATATTGATGGACGAGCCGTCGGCCGGCCTTTCGCCGAAAATAGCGGCGGACGTCCACGCGCTGGCCCGTTCGCTGACCCGCCAGGGCGTGACGGTGCTCCTGGTCGAGCAGAACGTGCGACAGGCGCTCGGAGTCGCGGACCATTGCTACATCCTGGCGGAGGGACGCAACCAGATGGACGGGCCGGCCGCCGCCATCCTGGCGGATCCGCTGGTGGGCGAGATCTATCTCGGCGGCAGGCGGATGGGCGCGGCATGATCCAGAGCCTGCTGGACGGCATCCTGACCGGCGCCATCGTCTCGCTTGGCGCGATCGGCCTGACGATGGTCATGCACATGCTGCGATTCGCCAATTTCGCCTATGCGGAGCTGCTGGCCATCGGCGCCTATGCCGCGCTGGTGTTCGACAAGGTCCTGATGGCGCTCGCACCCGCGCTGGCGACCGCGTTCAAGCCCCTGACGGTCTCGGCCTCGCTGGCGCTTGCCACGCTTCTGGCCATGGCGATCACCGGCCTGTCCGCTGCCGCCATCGACTGGCTGGTCTTCAGGCGCATTCGCGCGAAGGCCGACGCGCTCTCGATGGTGTTTGCCAGCTTCGGCGTCGCCCTGATCATCCGCAACGCCATCACGCTCGTTTTCGGCCACAACGCGCAGCTCTTCTCGCAGGACATCGCCTTCGCGACGGTGCTCAGCACCGACCCGCTCATCCTCGTCAAGGCCGATCAGGTCTTCGTACTCGTTGCCGCCTTGGCGCTGATGGCCGCCTTCCACATCGTGCTCACGCGCACCGCATTCGGCTTCGCCCTGCGCGCCGTCGCGGAGAATCCCGTCCTGGCGCAGGTCGCAGGCGTACGCCTGTCGACGATGATCGTCGCGGTCTGGCTGATCGGCGGCGCGCTCTCGGCGGCGGCCGGCGTTCTCTATACGCTGACCAACCATCTTTCCCCCGCGCTCGGCCACAATTTTCTCCTGCCGGTTTTCGCCGCCACCATCGTCGGCGGCATCGGCAGCGTCTATGGCGCGGTGCTGGGCGGTTTTCTGGTGGGCGTCGCCTCGGGTCTCTCGTTGACGGTTCTGCCTTCAGGCTACGTGCCGGCGATGCCGTTCCTGATCATCCTCGCCGTGCTGCTGCTGCGTCCGCACGGGCTGTTCGGCGAGGACCAGGCATGACCGGCGTGGTCTCCTATCTGGTCTTCTTCGCCACGATGGCGGGCATCCTGGCCATCGTCGTGCTCGGGCTGAACCTGCAATGGGGCTATACGGGCCTGTTCAACGGCGGCGTGGCAGCCTTCTTCGGCGCCGGCGCCTACGTGACCATGCTGCTGGGCGGACGTCCGGAGCCCGGGCAGTTCGGCGGGTTCCTGCTGCCCTTTCCCGTCGCGGTCGCCGGCGGCATCCTGTTCGCCGGGCTGATCGCCTGGTTCTTCGGCGCGCTGACGCTCAGGCTGCGGCACGACTATCTCGCCATCGCCACCTTCGGCGTCGCCGTCGCCTTGGAGAGCGTCGCGCGCAACGCCGAATCGCTGACCGGCGGCGCCAAGGGATTGCGCGGCTTTCCCCGTCCGCTCGAAGCGACGATCGGCGACAATTTCCTTTACGGCCTGTTCTATCTGGCGTTGGTGCTGGCGGTTCTGGTGGCCGTCTATGTCGGGCTCGAGAGACTGACCCGGTCGCCCTATGGCCGGGCGCTGCGCGCCATCCGCGAGGACGAGGCGGCGGCCCGCTCGCTCGGCAAGAACCCGGTTCGGCTGCGGCTGCAGTCCTTCGTCATCGGCTCGATGATCATGGGCGCGGCCGGCAGTCTCTACGTGGCCTTCTACGCCTTCATCGGCCCGCAGGACCTTGCGCCGATCCTCACCTTCCAGATCTGGGCCATGCTGATCGTCGGCGGGGCGGGCAACAATCGGGGCGCCGTGCTGGGCGCGTTCCTGATCTGGGCGGCGTGGACCGCAAGCGGATTCGCGCTCGCTTCCTTCGCGCCCCAGGCAATGCAGCTTTACACCGGCCCGATTCAATACATTCTGATTGGGTCCGTGATCGTCGGCATGCTCTTGTGGCGACCGCAGGGCATTCTACCGGAACAGATCGGCAAGGGGGGAACGTGACATGAGACGGAAGATTTCGCGAATCGCCGCGGCCGCGGCACTGGCCGTTCTGGCTCAAGCCGGCGGCGCTGCCGCCCAGTCATGCTCCGTGAACGTCGG
The window above is part of the Alphaproteobacteria bacterium genome. Proteins encoded here:
- a CDS encoding ABC transporter ATP-binding protein codes for the protein MEAGYVRDLPILRQVDLGVERASLTVIIGPNGAGKSTLIKAVAGLVSVSGGRVLLDGKDITGIRPDQMGALGLSYVPQTDNIFRQLSIGENLALVLRRIPDRRARLEELFSLFPPLAQKAADRAGSLSGGQRQMLALAMALAPRPRIILMDEPSAGLSPKIAADVHALARSLTRQGVTVLLVEQNVRQALGVADHCYILAEGRNQMDGPAAAILADPLVGEIYLGGRRMGAA
- a CDS encoding ABC transporter ATP-binding protein, which encodes MLSVRGLTRDFGTLRAVDGVTLDIRRNSITGLIGPNGAGKTTLFNMVAGALTPTAGTVTLNGADITGLASDQLFARGLARTFQIPRPFRRMSVLDNVLLAPPDQTGETVVGALFRRRRVAAEEARIRDKARAILDFVTLGPLADHPAGKISGGQMKLLELARALMGDPQVILLDEPAAGVNPSLTRVLVERIEELNRRGVTFVIIEHDMDFVMRHCDPVIALAEGRVVFQGTVAEAQADPLLLEAYLGTAA
- a CDS encoding aldo/keto reductase — protein: MTVETADLRPGHRISRIIKGGWQLAGDHGEVRPEQAIADMEAFLDAGITTFDCADIYKGVEGMIGAFIADIRRRRGAEAAGRVVVHTKLVPDLGRLDDIRPDEIEAIVDRSLLRLKIDRLPLVQFFWWDMTRGDPVGALAALKDCQRKGKIANLGVTNWDTPAMDRFVDAGYDVASAQVQYSLLDRRPAGAFAEWCARRNVRILCYGTLAGGFLTEHWLGRPDPGYAFENRSLVKYRLIIDEFGSWDLFQSLLATLKSIGDRHDVALSSVATRWALDQPQVAAAIVGARYARHLPQTLEVFRLTLGDADTDAIAGILAQAGGPHGPVYGLEGDRSGRHGRIMKYNLNANPNDKVLGS
- a CDS encoding aldo/keto reductase, coding for MSPISERSRLTDKLEISRILTGLWQVADIEKDGTRIDPETGADWLAAYVAQGLDTFDMADHYGSAEIIAGRLLSRGGAQCPRVFTKWCPPPGPMTTEIVRAGVQERLDRLGAERIDLLQFHWWTFEHPAWLDALHELARLREEGLIGELGVTNFDAAHFNLALSDGVPLRTNQVSFSLMDRRATGELADTCERHGAWLLAYGTLNGGFLSERWLEREEPDSVADWSKMKYGRFIAAAGGWQAFQTVLRAAAEVARKHGVSLANVATRWVLEQRRVAGVIIGARLGEAMHATDNKRLFSFALDAEDRALLDKAFTATRPIPGDCGDEYRRPPFLTASGDLSHHLSKVARPFQRLPAGPGAERVLTGSSWEDIAGYCRAQRIGDRILVSGTTAIAGLSRAVAPADAGAQTTYILDRIVASIVSLGGRVEDIARTRIYITDEADVVAISRAHGRILGDIKPANTLVRVAGLIGDHRVEIEAEAIVRAATAGKSGQ
- a CDS encoding TIGR04076 family protein; this encodes MERDGEHGFWLYDLRVETVLDGRAPVCRHVEGEFFRVIGENLVFEGAQKVSMYALAAVLPLLPARQRVTDPDDWMSTDAEVACADPHCGGRFRIVREGRRWFTHAATTGLPASRGTPYWREDKK
- a CDS encoding branched-chain amino acid ABC transporter permease, producing the protein MIQSLLDGILTGAIVSLGAIGLTMVMHMLRFANFAYAELLAIGAYAALVFDKVLMALAPALATAFKPLTVSASLALATLLAMAITGLSAAAIDWLVFRRIRAKADALSMVFASFGVALIIRNAITLVFGHNAQLFSQDIAFATVLSTDPLILVKADQVFVLVAALALMAAFHIVLTRTAFGFALRAVAENPVLAQVAGVRLSTMIVAVWLIGGALSAAAGVLYTLTNHLSPALGHNFLLPVFAATIVGGIGSVYGAVLGGFLVGVASGLSLTVLPSGYVPAMPFLIILAVLLLRPHGLFGEDQA
- a CDS encoding branched-chain amino acid ABC transporter permease, producing MTGVVSYLVFFATMAGILAIVVLGLNLQWGYTGLFNGGVAAFFGAGAYVTMLLGGRPEPGQFGGFLLPFPVAVAGGILFAGLIAWFFGALTLRLRHDYLAIATFGVAVALESVARNAESLTGGAKGLRGFPRPLEATIGDNFLYGLFYLALVLAVLVAVYVGLERLTRSPYGRALRAIREDEAAARSLGKNPVRLRLQSFVIGSMIMGAAGSLYVAFYAFIGPQDLAPILTFQIWAMLIVGGAGNNRGAVLGAFLIWAAWTASGFALASFAPQAMQLYTGPIQYILIGSVIVGMLLWRPQGILPEQIGKGGT
- a CDS encoding carbamoyl-phosphate synthase large subunit encodes the protein MNRLLIANRGEIAIRIARAAADMGLPTVAVYSEDDANSLHLRVTDEARLLAGQGAAAYLDIDAIIAVAKATGCDAVHPGYGFLAERGDFAGACANACLTFVGPEVKHLDLFGDKARARQAASAASVPIIRGLDRASTLEEAKAFFASLGAGGAMIIKALAGGGGRGTRVVLSAEEIEPTFERCRSEARAAFGRDELYVEELITRARHVEVQILGDRTGAVAALGERECSVQRRFQKIIEIAPAPHLDDGLRRRIIDAAVRLAKSVGYVNLGTFEFLVDVSGRAGAQPFAFIEANARLQVEHTVTEAVTGVDLVQAQLRLAQGRTLKELGLDCAEALAPRGYAIQARVNMESIGPDGTVRPGSGTLTAYEAPNGPGVRTDGFGYTGYRTSNAFDSLLAKVIAHSPSRDFTDAVARSTRALSEFRLEGVGTNIAFLRNVLDHPDFAAGKVHTRWLDEHLPTLAAPVEQRQRFVPAGAASQARGSGHAGAALKSKDPLALFAHDASVKAERTAQAAAEAESETPDMIGPDGSVGVASPIQGTIVAIDVREGEAVREGQPVAVVEAMKMEHVIAAPHAGIVRAITMAAGDVVREGFPIVFVQEAEVEGGAIAAAETVDLDHIRDDLKENIARHALTLDENRPEAVARRRKTGYRMPRENIARLVDPGSFDEYWPLIVARQHQRNTLEQLRRNTPGDGVVAGMCSINGALFDETRARAALVHYDYTVLAGTQGNRNHYKQDRMFELAHRFRLPMILFGEGGGGRPGDDHVGPRVAIDTKTFTTYSQLSGLVPMISVVNGRCFAGNTALVACADVIIATEGSTLGMGGPAMIEGGGLGIYTPEEVGPMSFQVPNGVVDILVKDEDEAVDTVKKYLSYFQGAIAGYEAHDQRTLRAAVPENRLRLYDMRQILHTLADKDSVLEIRPKFGIGIITAFARFEGRPMGVIANNPHHLAGAIDSDGADKGARFMQLCDAFDIPVLNLIDCPGIMVGPEVERTALVRHCTRLFNVGANMTAPLFTVVVRKAYGLGAQAMLGAGSLVGFFSIAWPTAEFAGMNIEGAVKLGYRKELMAIADPAARLAEFQRMTAEAYDTAKAVNAVMGGGIDDVVDPAATRQWIVNGLKRLPPVPLRTTKKYPYVDTW